A stretch of Caenorhabditis elegans chromosome IV DNA encodes these proteins:
- the T02D1.9 gene encoding uncharacterized protein (Confirmed by transcript evidence), with amino-acid sequence MQFFHILLLSILSIVFISSVNAVPSDAEIEAMMGLQENVESYLASSNMRPEAKRKIQEQMAKKQAAIEKSFGKKRLISLRFRCVSNKIHLH; translated from the coding sequence atgcaattttttcatattcttcTTCTCTCTATTCTTTCTATCGTCTTTATCTCTTCAGTCAACGCTGTTCCAAGTGATGCTGAAATCGAAGCAATGATGGGTCTTCAAGAAAATGTGGAATCATACCTGGCATCATCAAACATGAGACCGGAAgccaaaagaaaaattcaagaacagATGGCCAAAAAACAAGCAGCTATTGAGAAGagctttggaaaaaaaagattgattTCTTTAAGATTTCGTtgtgtttcaaataaaattcatcTGCATTAA
- the npr-26 gene encoding G-protein coupled receptors family 1 profile domain-containing protein (Confirmed by transcript evidence) — protein MASINATMCQEQPDGILYCPNHTGGPVWVRNVYPPIQELQPKVLIVVVVFVLCFIVGVCGNSSIITIIRGVVEDRRKRMKRHGDNAILYIGALCVCDFVMSLSLPPAILDSVIGFWIFGTTMCKVHHVFGSVGRIASTFLITAMSFDRYVAVCYPHHHRLRSRTFVISTIACLSSIAFVLLLPMLTYASAKEMVLHELKAHESANITRVRVFKCSDMMPGPIFYWFTSTTFILGYVVPLILIVYFNLKLINKLYAHKRVLPRSAIPVRRVVVYTVLIAAVYFVCWTPYWFSVLYAIIMSLLGKPTTNSEWVLFAIYCVHLLPYFGSSSNWILYGLLNTQLQMKNDIGDDGQSIMTTNGVQDLPRRSTSRLICDAGATSSRSIPTNNTPLWQNDSTLTRGNSDTSMVFYQDTEQTHL, from the exons ATGGCATCCATCAATGCGACCATGTGTCAAGAGCAGCCCGATGGGATTTTGTATTGTCCAAATCACACTGGTGGTCCCGTCTGGGTACGCAATGTCTATCCACCAATACAg gaactCCAGCCGAAAGTTCTCATAGTAGTTGTGGTTTTTGTGCTTTGCTTCATTGTCGGAGTATGCGGAAACTCATCTATCATTACCATTATTCGAGGAGTGGTTGAGGACAGGAGGAAAAG AATGAAACGTCATGGCGACAATGCAATTCTTTACATTGGAGCTCTATGCGTGTGCGACTTTGTCATGTCACTCTCCTTACCACCTGCAATTTTGGATTCAGTAATCGGTTTTTGGATATTCGGAACAACAATGTGCAAAGTGCATCACGTATTCGGAAGTGTTGGGAGAATAGCCTCAACGTTTTTGATAACTGCAATGTCATTCGACAGATACGTGGCTGTCTGCTATCCACATCATCATCGTCTACGTAGCCGTACTTTTGTCATCTCAACGATAGCCTGCCTCTCCTCAATCGCCTTTGTCCTTCTCCTTCCGATGCTGACTTACGCAAGTGCAAAGGAAATGGTTCTTCATGAATTAAAAGCTCATGAATCAGCTAACATTACAAGAGTAAGGGTTTTCAAGTGCTCTGATATGATGCCTGGTCCTATTTTCTACTGGTTTACTTCAAC AACCTTCATCCTTGGTTACGTAGTTCCACTAATTCTTATTGTCTACTTCAATCTCAAACTAATCAACAAACTGTATGCCCATAAGCGAGTACTTCCTCGTTCTGCAATTCCAGTTCGTCGTGTTGTAGTCTACACAGTTCTGATCGCAGCTGTATATTTTGTTTGTTGGACTCCGTACTGGTTCTCGGTTCTTTACGCAATCATCATGTCTCTGCTTGGAAAACCAACCACAAATTCCGAATGGGTGCTATTTGCCATTTATTGTGTTCATTTATTGCCATATTTTGGTTCATCAAGCAATTGGATTTTATATGGATTGTTGAACACTCAGCTACAg ATGAAAAACGACATTGGAGATGATGGTCAAAGCATTATGACAACCAACGGAGTTCAAGATCTTCCAAGACG ttcAACATCCCGCCTAATCTGTGATGCTGGTGCTACGTCATCTCGATCAATACCAACCAACAATACTCCTCTATGGCAAAATGATTCAACTCTGACACGTGGAAATTCTGATACAAGTATGGTCTTCTATCAGGATACCGAACAAACACATCTCTAA
- the npr-26 gene encoding G-protein coupled receptors family 1 profile domain-containing protein (Confirmed by transcript evidence), translating to MPASDSSRVMASINATMCQEQPDGILYCPNHTGGPVWVRNVYPPIQELQPKVLIVVVVFVLCFIVGVCGNSSIITIIRGVVEDRRKRMKRHGDNAILYIGALCVCDFVMSLSLPPAILDSVIGFWIFGTTMCKVHHVFGSVGRIASTFLITAMSFDRYVAVCYPHHHRLRSRTFVISTIACLSSIAFVLLLPMLTYASAKEMVLHELKAHESANITRVRVFKCSDMMPGPIFYWFTSTTFILGYVVPLILIVYFNLKLINKLYAHKRVLPRSAIPVRRVVVYTVLIAAVYFVCWTPYWFSVLYAIIMSLLGKPTTNSEWVLFAIYCVHLLPYFGSSSNWILYGLLNTQLQMKNDIGDDGQSIMTTNGVQDLPRRSTSRLICDAGATSSRSIPTNNTPLWQNDSTLTRGNSDTSMVFYQDTEQTHL from the exons ATGCCGGCTTCAGATTCGAG TCGTGTGATGGCATCCATCAATGCGACCATGTGTCAAGAGCAGCCCGATGGGATTTTGTATTGTCCAAATCACACTGGTGGTCCCGTCTGGGTACGCAATGTCTATCCACCAATACAg gaactCCAGCCGAAAGTTCTCATAGTAGTTGTGGTTTTTGTGCTTTGCTTCATTGTCGGAGTATGCGGAAACTCATCTATCATTACCATTATTCGAGGAGTGGTTGAGGACAGGAGGAAAAG AATGAAACGTCATGGCGACAATGCAATTCTTTACATTGGAGCTCTATGCGTGTGCGACTTTGTCATGTCACTCTCCTTACCACCTGCAATTTTGGATTCAGTAATCGGTTTTTGGATATTCGGAACAACAATGTGCAAAGTGCATCACGTATTCGGAAGTGTTGGGAGAATAGCCTCAACGTTTTTGATAACTGCAATGTCATTCGACAGATACGTGGCTGTCTGCTATCCACATCATCATCGTCTACGTAGCCGTACTTTTGTCATCTCAACGATAGCCTGCCTCTCCTCAATCGCCTTTGTCCTTCTCCTTCCGATGCTGACTTACGCAAGTGCAAAGGAAATGGTTCTTCATGAATTAAAAGCTCATGAATCAGCTAACATTACAAGAGTAAGGGTTTTCAAGTGCTCTGATATGATGCCTGGTCCTATTTTCTACTGGTTTACTTCAAC AACCTTCATCCTTGGTTACGTAGTTCCACTAATTCTTATTGTCTACTTCAATCTCAAACTAATCAACAAACTGTATGCCCATAAGCGAGTACTTCCTCGTTCTGCAATTCCAGTTCGTCGTGTTGTAGTCTACACAGTTCTGATCGCAGCTGTATATTTTGTTTGTTGGACTCCGTACTGGTTCTCGGTTCTTTACGCAATCATCATGTCTCTGCTTGGAAAACCAACCACAAATTCCGAATGGGTGCTATTTGCCATTTATTGTGTTCATTTATTGCCATATTTTGGTTCATCAAGCAATTGGATTTTATATGGATTGTTGAACACTCAGCTACAg ATGAAAAACGACATTGGAGATGATGGTCAAAGCATTATGACAACCAACGGAGTTCAAGATCTTCCAAGACG ttcAACATCCCGCCTAATCTGTGATGCTGGTGCTACGTCATCTCGATCAATACCAACCAACAATACTCCTCTATGGCAAAATGATTCAACTCTGACACGTGGAAATTCTGATACAAGTATGGTCTTCTATCAGGATACCGAACAAACACATCTCTAA
- the npr-26 gene encoding G-protein coupled receptors family 1 profile domain-containing protein (Confirmed by transcript evidence) codes for MSEISLNETLQRTPPPQQPLQQKSLFLKMDASTEFEIYREHYSRVMASINATMCQEQPDGILYCPNHTGGPVWVRNVYPPIQELQPKVLIVVVVFVLCFIVGVCGNSSIITIIRGVVEDRRKRMKRHGDNAILYIGALCVCDFVMSLSLPPAILDSVIGFWIFGTTMCKVHHVFGSVGRIASTFLITAMSFDRYVAVCYPHHHRLRSRTFVISTIACLSSIAFVLLLPMLTYASAKEMVLHELKAHESANITRVRVFKCSDMMPGPIFYWFTSTTFILGYVVPLILIVYFNLKLINKLYAHKRVLPRSAIPVRRVVVYTVLIAAVYFVCWTPYWFSVLYAIIMSLLGKPTTNSEWVLFAIYCVHLLPYFGSSSNWILYGLLNTQLQMKNDIGDDGQSIMTTNGVQDLPRRSTSRLICDAGATSSRSIPTNNTPLWQNDSTLTRGNSDTSMVFYQDTEQTHL; via the exons atgtctgaaatttcgtTAAACGAAACGTTGCAACGTACTCCGCCACCACAACAGccacttcaacaaaaaagtctatttctgaaaatggacGCATCTACGGAATTCGAAATCTATAGAGAACATTACAGTCGTGTGATGGCATCCATCAATGCGACCATGTGTCAAGAGCAGCCCGATGGGATTTTGTATTGTCCAAATCACACTGGTGGTCCCGTCTGGGTACGCAATGTCTATCCACCAATACAg gaactCCAGCCGAAAGTTCTCATAGTAGTTGTGGTTTTTGTGCTTTGCTTCATTGTCGGAGTATGCGGAAACTCATCTATCATTACCATTATTCGAGGAGTGGTTGAGGACAGGAGGAAAAG AATGAAACGTCATGGCGACAATGCAATTCTTTACATTGGAGCTCTATGCGTGTGCGACTTTGTCATGTCACTCTCCTTACCACCTGCAATTTTGGATTCAGTAATCGGTTTTTGGATATTCGGAACAACAATGTGCAAAGTGCATCACGTATTCGGAAGTGTTGGGAGAATAGCCTCAACGTTTTTGATAACTGCAATGTCATTCGACAGATACGTGGCTGTCTGCTATCCACATCATCATCGTCTACGTAGCCGTACTTTTGTCATCTCAACGATAGCCTGCCTCTCCTCAATCGCCTTTGTCCTTCTCCTTCCGATGCTGACTTACGCAAGTGCAAAGGAAATGGTTCTTCATGAATTAAAAGCTCATGAATCAGCTAACATTACAAGAGTAAGGGTTTTCAAGTGCTCTGATATGATGCCTGGTCCTATTTTCTACTGGTTTACTTCAAC AACCTTCATCCTTGGTTACGTAGTTCCACTAATTCTTATTGTCTACTTCAATCTCAAACTAATCAACAAACTGTATGCCCATAAGCGAGTACTTCCTCGTTCTGCAATTCCAGTTCGTCGTGTTGTAGTCTACACAGTTCTGATCGCAGCTGTATATTTTGTTTGTTGGACTCCGTACTGGTTCTCGGTTCTTTACGCAATCATCATGTCTCTGCTTGGAAAACCAACCACAAATTCCGAATGGGTGCTATTTGCCATTTATTGTGTTCATTTATTGCCATATTTTGGTTCATCAAGCAATTGGATTTTATATGGATTGTTGAACACTCAGCTACAg ATGAAAAACGACATTGGAGATGATGGTCAAAGCATTATGACAACCAACGGAGTTCAAGATCTTCCAAGACG ttcAACATCCCGCCTAATCTGTGATGCTGGTGCTACGTCATCTCGATCAATACCAACCAACAATACTCCTCTATGGCAAAATGATTCAACTCTGACACGTGGAAATTCTGATACAAGTATGGTCTTCTATCAGGATACCGAACAAACACATCTCTAA